CCGCTTGCCGATCGCCAATATTTCCCTTGCTCTTTGCTAGCCTACTCAAATGGCTCGCTCCCTGCCTGCAGTGGCCCATTTCCTGCCCGAAGCTTTTCGCTCCGTGCCTGTCACTTCTGCTTCCGAGTCTGTCACTTCTGCCTTCGTGCCTGAAACTTTTCGCTTGGTGCCTGAAACTTTTCGCTTGGTGTCTGTAGCTTTTGGCTTCGTGCCTGTAGCTTTTGGCTTCGTGCCTGTAGCTTTTAGCTCCGTGTCTGAAACTTCTGCCTCCGTGTTTGAAGCTTTTGACTTCGTGTCTGTCACTTTTGGCTTCGTGCCTGTAGCTTTTCGCTTGGTGTCTGTAGCTTTTAGCTCCGTGTCTGAAACTTCTGCCTCCGTGTTTGTAACTTTTGCCTTCGTGTCTGTCACTTTTAGCTTCGTATCTGTAGCTTTTACCTTCATAATTACTATCTAGAGCTAATCAAGCCCCCTATAACCTTAACGGGCATCCGGTGGCGCATCCTTAATGGTAAAAGAATTCCCCGCCTAGCGCCTCCACCAGCATCTGGCCTCTTCCCAAAACCTCCAGCGCCTTTTGTGCCGAAAAGGAGTCTAGCACCTAACGGCGGTACAACCTTATTCGGAAGGGTGATGCTGCACCATCGCCCGCTGCAGCACGTAGGGCAGCACCCTTTGCGCGTTCTTTTCCAACGGCGATGCCATTTTCTCCAAGGTGATGTGCCAAATGCGGTATGGGGAGGTACGTATTGCGGTGGAATACACATAGGTTTAGCTGACTGCTAGATGTTTGGGTGAAAATAGATTGTTAAAGGATGGCGAATGGATTAAAATATGCATATATTTGTGGAACGAAAGAGTCTCAGGTTGCTGGGATTCTTTCTTTTTTATTTAAACCTCAAAACAAAAGCTATGTCAAAAGTGATATATCTTACAGAAGAAGGTTATAACAAGCTACGAGCAGAGCTCGATCATTTTAAAAGTGTAGAGCGTCCTGCCATCTCTCGTCAGATTGCAGAGGCTAGGGATAAAGGTGACCTTTCTGAAAATGCGGAATATGATGCAGCAAAAGAGGCTCAAGGTTTGCTCGAGATGCGTATTGCAAAGCTTGAAGATACTGTTGCAAACGCTCGTATTATCGACGAGTCTAAGATAGATACCAGCACGGTGCAAATCTTGAATAAGGTGAAGATTAAAATCTTAAGACCAACTCAACGATGCAGTACACGCTGGTGTCCGAGAACGAGGCCAACGTCAAGGAGGGCAAGATATCTACAGGCACTCCAATTGCCAAAGCCTTGATGGGCAAAAAGGTTGGCGATCTGGTCGAAGTTCAAATCCCTGCTGGGTTGGTAAGCTTCGAGGTTCTCGAAATCTCACGATAAATTTTCGAGACATGGCATCGATTTTTACAAGAATTATCAATGGCGAGATCCCCAGCTACAAGGTAGCAGAGGACGATCGCTACTATGCATTTCTCGACATCTCTCCAATGACAAAGGGGCATACCTTGGTTGTTCCCAAGGTGGAGGTCGATTATCTTTTCGATCTTGATCCCCAAGTATTGGCAGATATGACCGTCTTTGCGCAAAAAGTAGCAAACGGAATTAAAGCAGTTATGCCTTGTAAAAGAGTAGGGGTGGCTGTTTTGGGAATGGAGGTGCCCCATGCACATATCCATTTGGTGCCTATTAGCAAGGAGTCCGATCTCGATTTCCGTAAAGAGAAGCTGAAGCTCTCACCCGAAGAGTTTGCCGACATCGCTAAAGCAATTGCCGAAAACATAAAGTAAAAAGGAGGGTTTAAAGCCCTCCTTTTTTTTATTCTTGCGAGTAAATAATCTCCTCTATTTTCCTAATTATCGTCTCAGGTTTAATGTCGTTCATGCAGCGGTAATCGCCCCACATACACTCTTTATTGCCGTATACCGAACATGGGCGGCAGCTTAAATCGAGTTGAATGATATTATCGACAGGCTGTTTCCAACCGTAAAAGCCAGCGTATGGATGGGTTGCTCCCCATATCGAAACTACAGGGGTTGCTGTGAGCGATGCTAAATGCATGTTGGCGGAGTCCATGGATACCATTACATCCAGATAATCCATAACCAATAACTCCTGTCCTAGACGAATCTTACCGGCAACCGAAATGGCATTGTCGTACTTAGTCTCCCAAACCTTTAGTGCTGCTTCTTCAGCCTTTCCTCCTCCAAAAAGAATAATCTTCACCCCATCCTTTTGGTTGAAGTGTTGGACAACCTCCTCCATCTTCTCCGGTGGGTAAACCTTCCCTTTATGTTGAGCAAAAGGAGCAATTCCTATCCACTTGGCATTTTTATTGCCGAGTAGGTCTACGATGTCTGGAGTAAGTTCCGTTTGGGTTGGGAAAATAGTGTCAAACTCGACGCTTATTGGGAGTCCTGCTCGTTTTAGCGTGTCAACATAGCGCTCAAAGGTTGTTGCCAACTGCTTAAACTCTTTTTTAGGGTACTGCGTTAGCTCTTTCTTTTCCTGACGGCCCTTGTTGATTTTAACAACAGGAACTTGGTACAAGCGGAATAGCTTTCTGAGGAACTTCGAGAATATAACATCGTGAAGGTCGATGACAACATCCCACTTCTCCATTTTGCGCAGCATGGAAAAGAAGCGAAAGAAATCTATTACTCCTTTTCGTCCTTTTCTGATATCTGCTCCAATGAACCTAACGCCAGTGTTTTCAAATAGCGGTTTTACCCAAGGCTTAGAAATAAACGTAATTTCTACATTGGGATGCTGCTTTGCTATAGAGTGAATAACAGGTATAGTCATTGCTACATCGCCTAGTGCTGATAGACGAATAACAAGAATCTTAGCTGGTTTAGAAATCATATAAGCAGGACAGTGTGTTAGTTGGCAAAGGTACTAAATGCAAACGTTTTGCAGAAGAGTTAAGATGATTTTTCGTTTGCAATCTTCACGATCTGCTCCATAAACTTATGCAAATGGTGAAGTTCCTGAAGATTATGCTAAAACAGCAAGCCCTTGTAGTAGAACTTGCTGTCTTATTTAGGCAAAAGCCTTTTATTTCTTTCCGTAAAGGATTGGATTAAGCGATGGATCGTTATACATTTTCATCTGCTTGTATACCTTCATGTAGCGACGACCTGATTCGATATCATCAATAAGTTGGTCTATCGCCGAAGAGAGATCCACTCTCTGCTCTAGTAGAATTCGAAGCTTATTGGAGCATTGCTCTAAGTGAGCAGCATCGCTGTCGGTGCGGTTTACCTCCTGTTGCATGTGGTAAATCTTAAGAGCAAGGATTGATAATCTGTCGATAGCCCAAGCAGGGCTCTCTGTATTAATTACAGTATCCTGGAGAGGTTTGATGTGAGCGTATTTCTCAAGGAAGTAGCTGTCAATCATTTCTACCAAGTCGGTACGATCCTGATTCGACTTGTCTATTCTGCGTTTTAAGGCAAGCGCTTCAATGGGATCGATGTTGGGGTCGCGAATGATATCCTCAAGGTGCCACTGTACAGCATCAATTCTGTTTTTCAAGTATAAGATGTTCTCGATAGTTTGTGGCTCATAAGGGTTTTCAAAAACGCTATCAACATCGTCGGCAATGTGATAGTTGTCAACGCATTGGTCAAATAGTTTGTTGCATAAAGCACTAAATTCCATACGAGTAAAATTTGTAGTTTGCCAGCAAAAGTAACTTATTATGCTATAAATACAAATCGGCAGACATTTAATGTTTGCCGATTCGTTATGCTGTGCAATATAATTGCTGCTGATTGCTATTTTACTCGTTTGGGGTTTTTGCTGATGAAGTCCGTCCAGCTGTTAAATGATGCATCAACGGTTGGTTTGTTTGATTGAAAGAAGTGGCAAACCGCAATTCCTAATGCATCGGTTGCGTCAAAGGTCGATTGTGGCAGCTCCTTTTCCTTTAAAATGCTTTTTAGCATGGCCGCAACTTGTTCCTTCGACGAAGTGCCTTGTCCTGTGATGGACATTTTGACCTTTCGGGGGGAATACTCAAAGATAGGAATCTGTCGGGCAAGGCAGGCTGCCATGGCAACACCTTGCGCCCTTCCTAACTTCAGCATCGACTGAACGTTTTTTCCGAAGAAGGGAGCTTCTATTGCAAGTTCGTCTGGGTGGTATTGGTCTATTATGGAGGTTACTTTTTCAAATATCTTTGCCAACTTTATGTAGTGATCTCCTAGTTTTTTTAGGTCTATCACCCCCATACACACTAGTTTCGCATTCTGCCCTTTTACTGCAATAACACCATATCCCATCAGGTTGGTACCTGGATCAATGCCAAGTATTATTTTTTCATCCTTATTCATGTAATTCTCTTTATACAACTGCTGTTTTTATTGGTGAGGTAAGCCTAAAACGATGACGCTTTTTAATCAACTAAATGTTATTGTTAGTAGATGTTGCAGGTCGTTTTTTAGAAAATAGGGATGGTTGTGTGCGAGACTGTTGTTTTGAAGTCGGTGGTAACGGTGTTCTAAAAATAATAGTAGTGATGCAAAAATAACCGTTTTGCGGTTGTTGCTCATTACGGGTCTACTCAATGATTTTAAGAACAGTTTTAAAGTAGTATACCGTGTTAGGAAATATTTCAGGAAGTTGTTTTTCGAGTGCTGAATGGCAAAGCGAATCGTAAAGAAGACTTTGTTGAGGATCTGTTATTCTGATTTGAAGGGAATAGGTGAAATCATCTTCTCCCCCTTGAAGCATCACCCTGCTAAGAAGATGACTCTTGCATATCCCCGAGTTCTGGACAAATGGGATGAAATCCTTTTGAATCCATTTGAGCCATGGCTGATTGACAGTTTTGTCGACGCTAAAGGTTGTGTTAATGATAAATCCTGGCATAATGGTGATTTTTTATGTGTCGAGAGAAAAAGGGCACATCAACTAACATCGATGTGCCCACATATTTAGTAAATAAATTGCTTATTAGCAAATGTACTCAAAACCGGTGTATGGCTGAAGAACTTCGGGGATTCTAATGCCTTTCTCTGTTTGGTTGTTTTCGAGAAGCGCTGCAACAATACGGGGTAAAGCCAACGAACTTCCGTTAAGAGTGTGCGCAAGTTGTGTCTTCTTCTCTCCATCTTCTTTGAAGCGAAGTTTAAGACGATTTGCTTGGAATCCTTCAAAGTTAGAAACTGATGAAACCTCCAACCAACGTTCCTGTGCTGCGGAGTAAACTTCAAAATCGTAGGTGAGGGCCGAGGTGAAACTCATGTCTCCACCGCAAAGCCTAAGTATACGGTAGGGTAGACCTAGTTTTTTTACGATGTTCTCAACGTGAGCAACCATTCCGTCGAGTGTTTTATACGACTCATTGGGGTGGGCAATCTGAACAATTTCTACCTTGTCAAATTGGTGAAGACGGTTCAGCCCACGAACATCCTTGCCGTACGATCCGGCCTCACGGCGGAAGCATGGGGTGTAGGCAGTCATCTTTATGGGTAGTTCTTTGCTGTTTAAAATTACATCGCGGAAGATGTTGGTTACAGGAACCTCTGCAGTTGGAATTAGGTAAAAGTTATCAATAGTAGCGTGGTACATCTGGCCTTCTTTGTCGGGAAGTTGACCTGTGCCAAAACCAGATGCTTCGTTAACCATAAGAGGAGGCATAACCTCGGTATATCCTGCAGACGTATTTTCATCGAGGAAGAAGGAGATTAGTGCTCTCTGCAGTTTTGCTCCCTGGCCTTTGTAAACAGGAAATCCTGCGCCGGTGAGTTTAACCCCAAGTTCAAAGTCGATGATATCGTATTTTTTTGCAAGTTCCCAGTGTGGCAATGCCGTTGCTTTGTCTAAGTTAGGGATGTCTCCACTTTGGCGTACCACAACGTTGTCGGATGGAGTCTTCCCTTCAGGAACTAATTCGCTAGGGAAATTAGGCAGAAGAACAATCTTCTGTTCGAGTTGTTGCTCAACTTCCGATAGTCTTACCTGCATTCCTTTGGTGGCTTCTTTCATGTCAAGGGTTTTCTGCTTAAGGGTGTTGGCCTCTAGCTGCTTTCCTTGGCTGAACATTACTCCAATTTGGCGCGATATGTTGTTCATTTCGGCAAGGTCGGCATCAACCTTTGCTTGAATAGCCTTGCGCTCATCGTCTAGCGCAATAATCTCATCGATAGTTGCAGAAGCATCAAAGCCTTTTGTGGTAAGGCGTTTAATGGATAGATCCTTGTCTTCTCTAATTTGCTTGAGGGTTAGCATGTGAGATGTATTTTATATAAATTAAAATCTCCTGTTTTTACAACCGTAAAGTTGCAAAAAAACAGGAGATCGTAATAAGTTATTGCCGTAAACTTTTTACCTACTCAGCTGAAATAGGAGAAATGTTTACGAATGACTTGTTGTCTTTTTTTCTGAAAGAAACAACACCTTCAACAAGCGCAAATAGGGTGTGATCTTTACCCATACCTACGTTTAGGCCGGGGTAATGTCTTGTACCTCTTTGACGCACGATGATGTTGCCAGCCTTTGCAGTTTGACCTCCGAAAAGTTTAAGACCTAGTCTTTTACTTTCCGATTCTCTACCGTTTCGTGAACTACCGGCACCTTTTTTGTGAGCCATTGTCTTACTACTTTAAAAAGTTACGCAATAATATCTTCTACCAAAATCTGAGAAAGGTACGAACGGTGACCGTTGCACTTTTTATAACCTTTTCTCCTCTTCTTCTTAAATACGATAATCTTATCGCCCTTAAGGTGAGAAATGATTTTAGCGTTTACTTTGGCGCCTTCTACTGCAGGTGCACCAATCTTAACCTGTCCGTCATTGTCGACTAGCAGTACACGATCGAAGCTTACTTGGGTTCCTTCGTCACCCTTTAGACGGTTAACATAAAGCTTCTGATCTTTTTGTACTTTGAACTGCTGTCCTGCGATTTCTACGATTGCGTACATCGGTTCTGTTTAATTTGTACAATTCAATTCGAAAGACAAAACTAGGTAAATCAAATTAAATATACAAAGGCTTTGTAAAAAAATGGGAAAAGATTTGAGTAATTATTATTTTACAAAATATAGGATGTCGACTGCTAAAGTATGGACAAAATGTATAACTTGGGCATTTAAAACTAATGGACACCCGATTTACTCTAGTGATAGGATGCAAAAGGTAAAGTTAAACGTGCTCGGAATATCTTATAGTCAAACGCAGTCAGGCGCGTATGCGCTTGTGCTTTCCGAAGAAGGAGGACAAAGACGTATTCCTATTATTATTGGAGGTTTTGAGGCTCAGTCTATTGCTATTCATCTAGAAGGGCTTACTCCTCCACGTCCCTTAACTCACGATCTGTTTCTTTCATTCTCAAAGTTGTTTAACATAGAACTTCTGGAGGTAAACATTTATCGTTTAGAGGATGGGGTGTTTTATTCGCAGCTTGTTTGCTTTAACGGCGAAAAGGAGGAGGTAATAGATTCGCGTACAAGTGATGCAATAGCTCTTGCGCTTCGCTTTAAGTGTCCCATATTCACAACTCCAGATATTGTAGATAGGGCTGGTGTGTACATTGAAGAAGAAGAGGGCGAAACAGAGGAATCTGCCGATTCTGGTGAGGCTGTTTTTGAAGAACATTCGACTTTTGATGAGTCAGAGTTTAAATCGTTAAATATTGACTCTCTAAACACCCTACTTAAGGAAGCTGTTGATCTCGAAGATTATGAGCGAGCCTCCCATATTAGAGATGAGATTCAACGGAGAAAAGACGAAAACCTATAGACTAAAGTGCAAAGGTATCTACGTTTTATTCTTCTAGCAGTGATGTTGGTTATTGCTTTTGATTTTGTAATGCTTTGATAGTTAATGATCCGTTATTAGAATAAATTAGGGAAGTAGGAAGAATCCTACTTCCCTAATTTATTCTCTTTTTAACTAGTATCGAGTCTAAATCGTTTGTGTTGTAGTAACTGAATGTAAGTTTATAAATTGGGTCTTTTGTTTTACCGTTATGGTTGTAAATGGTGACCTCTTCAATTTTATTCTGATTGTTAAGTCTGTATTGTTCCTCCATAATAGATTTGTCTTTTGTAATAATTGTTCTGCCAACAGGTCTTTTCTCGTAGTAGGTGTAGGTGATTGTTTCTCGTTTTTGTGTTCGTGGGTATAATTTTATGATCTGCTCTATATTTCCATCGTTATTTAGAGATGTGCTACTTATCATTCTAGGATTAACAAGGTCATTGTATTCGCGAACTATTAGGTTCTTATTTCGTGTATTTTCTTTCCAACTAGGTGATTTGTCGTATATGAGAAAGAAACTGGAGTACGACTTGATATCTTGAAAGTCAGTGTTTTTTTGATCTCCTGATATTAACTGGTTGTCAAAAGAAAACTTATAGATATCTACTAACTTGAAATTCTGATTTTTTGTGTCGTACTTGTACATCAACATATTCTTGATAGTATGGCTAACTGCATCAAGATTCTTTCTGTTTTTGATGGCTAAAACAGTGAGTTCATTATTCTTTTGGTTGGAGTAGTAATCTGTCTCTTTTTTTTGATTGAGAATGTCGAGAACATCATTTCCAAGATTTTTTTGCGCTGCAACTCTAATGCCCGGATCGTTTATGCCGAGTATAAGTAATCCATCCGCACCATATTGTTGTGCAATGCGTTTAAGGTAATTTACTTGTTTGTCTATGTCGTCATTGGTGAATGTCTGCTGAATAACACCGACCTTGACGTAGGATTTTGGATCAGGAAATTTGTCAGCATTGTAGTATGTAGACACATTATTGTTATGGCTTGGGAATGGGTAAGCCATAAGTAAATTAATTTTGGGCTGATGATATGATCTCATACAGCTTGAAACAAGGATTGTTGCAACTAAAAGGTAAAGTAACTTCTTCATCTCTTTCAAATTATTATTACTAGCAAGTAACAATTTGAAATGGAGAAGTGTTATTTTTTTCTACTCTTTTTTTAATCAAGGGTCTATTTAATGTCTATAGTATTATTTGTGATATTGTCCAAGGCTTAGTAGTCTGATTGTTATGGCTCCCTTGTTTCTTTGTCGTTTTTTTTGTGTTAAGTAGTGTATGAGAATGGATTTCCTAGTTTTAAATTCTGTCGGACGATAGAATTTGAAGAGCAGCATTCCTGTCCTGTTCTAATTGCTTTTTGAGTACCTCAATTCCTTCAAATTTCATTTCGTTTCGGATTCGGCTTACGAACTGAATGCTGATGGTGCTGCCATAAATTGAACTGTCAAAATTGAAAATGTTGACCTCTATGGTTTTGTGCTGATCCTTGCTAATGGTTGGACGATATCCGATATTAAGCATGCCGTTGAGAACTAGCCCGTCAATTAAAACTTTAACGGCATAAACACCATCGGCTGGAATTATCTTGTGCTTTTCGAGAACCCTAATATTTGCTGTTGGAAAGCCTATCTTGCGGCCTACTTGAAAGCCTTTTTCAACTATTCCAGTTAAAAAATAGTTGTATCCAAGGTATTTCGATGCTTTGCTGACGTCGCCAAGTAAAATAAGGTTTCTAATTTTTGTTGAACTAATGCTTATGCTTTCATGCGTTTGGGCTTCAACTTTCTCGACTTCAACTTCGAACTTGAGTCCCAATCTTTGCATGGTAGTAAAATCGCCTGTGCCATTTTTTCCAATATGGTGGTCGTAGCCAACAATTAGCTTCCTGATCTTTAACCAATCGACAAAGAACGTTTTAAAAAAATCCTCAGCAGATAAGTTGGAGAGTTCGGTGGTGAATGGTATTACCACGAAGTGCTCAAGTCCATTACGGGCTATAAGGCTGGTCTTTTCATCGAGTGTGTTGATTAGCAGGAGTTCATCATCATTCTTGCCAAGCACTATTCTTGGGTGTGGCCAAAGAGTCAGGACTAGTGGATTTGCATCTAGTTCTTTTGCATCTGCTTTAACCTTTCGTAGAATAGCTTGATGTCCAATATGTACACCATCGAAAAAGCCTAGAGTAATTACGCCTCGCGTAGGAACTTCTTTCTCAAATGGTCTATATATCTTCATCCCCAATTTTTTTTGCAAATATAACTACCTTTTTAATGATTTGTTTGAGCTGTGCAAAACGAGCTCTGGTGCATATTTGTTTTAATTGTTTTTTTTTCGACTTTTATCCTGTTATATGAGAAAAGAAATGTACAAGCACATTATATATGTATTTGCAGCTTTGTTGCTATTCGCTTCATGCAGTAGTAGGAATAAAGCAAATACCATAGTTAGCGGATTAGCAACAGATTACTCTGGCAGAACGATATATATATCGAAAGTTCTGCCTTCAAAGAGAGTGCTTGTTGACTCTGCGTTGGTTGATACTCTCGGAAACTTTGCGTTTAGGCTCACGCTTGTTAATCCCGATTTCTTTGAGATTTCCGATAAACCTAATAAAAGTGGAATTGTTATTATAGCTTCGCCTAGTGAGCGGATTGAGGTAAATTTACCCCGTGGCGCGAGCTGGAATGTTGCCGATGTAAAGGGGGCAAGTGGATTTAATCAGTTAAAAATCCTTAGCGATTCGCTCTGCAATCTTCGAGGACGTTTGCATTCAATTCAAAAACAGTTTGACACTTTAAAGTATAGCTATAGATATGATAGTTTGCGTCGAGTGTTAAAGCAATCTTTTAATGGGCATATAGCCAACTATCGTGGCTTTTTGCGAAACTTTGTAGTTCAGAACAAGGGATCTTTAGTCTCGATTCCTGCACTATACCAGCGTATTGATTCTGCTTCGTACATGCTTAACGAAAAGGCTGATTTGCGCTTCTTCTTATTGACTGATTCTATTCTTTACCGAAAGTATCCCGAAAGTGCCATGGTAAAGGCATTTCATACTAGGATGCAGTCAGTTCGATACCAATTGAATAATCAGAAACTGAATAAAGAGTCAATCGCAGAAGGTGCTTTGGCTCACGAGTTTAATCTTAAGTCGCTTAATGGTGATACTGTGTCGCTGACTAAGCTAAAAGGTCGGTATGTTCTTCTTAGCTTCTGGGCGTCATGGGCAAAGCCTTCGGTGGCTGAAAATGGTAGGCTGGTAGAGATTTATAAGAAGTATAAACCTTACGGTTTTGAGATAGTTCAGGTATCTCTTGATAGAAATTTGAATGAGTTAAGCAGGGCTATAACGCCCGATATGCGACAGTGGAAGCAATGCTCAGAATTTAGAATGTGGAATTCTTCCATTGTAAAAAGCTATCGGGTTGCTTGTATCCCTTCAAACTTTATTATTAATAGACAGGGAATTGTTGTTGCTAAAAATGTTCTGGGGAAAAATCTTTTTGATACCCTTCGCTGGTATTTGGTTAGACCGTACCTTATGAGACGTGATACAACTAAGACCCATGCCTCAACTTTAGAGAATACTTCAGACCAATAAACGAATATAACTTTATGAGAAAATTAGTTTTACTAATCGTTGCTGTTATTGCACTAACCTCTTGTTCTCGGAATAGCGCTAAAATTAAAGGAGAGTTTACCAACTTTGGAGGTAAAACCGTTTACCTCGAAAAACTGGGGGTTGGTACATCGGAGGTTGTCGATTCTGTGGTGGCATCCAAAGATGGATTGTTTAAGTTTAATATTAAGTTTGAAAAGGATCAGGAGCCGACCTTTTATCTTGTAAAAGTAGATGGAAATAATTTTGTTACCCTTTTCGTAGAGCGAGGGGAAACGATAAACCTTACTGGTGATGCTAAACGACTAGAAGGAACATACGCTGTTAAGGGCTCGAAGGCATCTGAAGATATACGGACGCTATCAAATTTATTGAACACAACAATAACATCACTTGATTCGTTGAATCAGCTACATGCTAACCCTTCGGATTCTATAGAGTATAAAATGGGTAAGGTATTTGTAACCTGCAAGCGAGAGTTTATAAAATACTTGATTACCAATCCTAAGAGCATGGCTAGCATTTATGCTATTTACGCACAACTTCCAGGTAGTACCGGCATTTTTGGGTCTCTCGATGATTTGAATTACTTTAAATTGCTGTCTGATTCTCTTTCAACCAGCTACCCTAAGTCTCCTTACGTGATATCGCTTAAGAAACACTATAAGCAGATGGAGAACGAGGCGCTTATTGGAGATATAATGGCTACGAAGAAGGTGGAAACGGTTGGTATCCCTGAGATATCACTTAGGAACCAGTACGGAAAACTAATGAAGCTCTCGTCGCTTAAGGGAAAGGTTGTTCTTCTTGACTTTTGGGATCCTGCCAATCAGGAATCGTTGGAAGGTAACTTGGGATTGGTTAAGATCTACGAAAAGTATAAATCAAAAGGATTTGAGATTTATCAGGTTTCGTTGGCTACAAAGGCTCCTTGGGTTGCCGCTGTTCAGCGTCAGAAACTTCAGTGGATTTGTGTTTCGGACTTTCTTGGGTCGAACTCGCCTGCTGCAACGGTTTACAATGTAAAAGCTATACCCGCGAACTTCCTTATTAATAGGAATGGCGATTTGGTAGGACGTGACATGTTTGGCAACGATCTCGAATCGCAAATTATCAAAGCGTTAAAATAGCGAATGCAAAAAGGCAAAAAGACATACTTTGCCTCCGATGTTCACTTGGGATTACCAGGAATAGAGCCTCCTATAGAGCGTGAACGACGCTTTATTCGATGGTTGGATATGGCTAAGCAGGATGCTGAGGAGATTATCCTGCTTGGCGATATCTTCGATTTTTGGTATGAGTACAAAAAGGTCATACCTCGGGGCTTCTCTCGTTTTTTAGGTAAGCTATCGGAAATTACGGATAGCGGAATCACCGTTCGTTTTTTTACGGGTAACCACGACATCTGGGCATACGACTACCTGCATACCGAGTGTGGCGTTATCCTTCATTCGGAACCGTTTACTTGCGAGTTTGCTGGGAAGCGTTTCTTTTTGCATCATGGCGATGGATTGGGAAATATGGACTGGAAGTATAAGCTGATGAAGTGGTTTTTTACATGGAAGGTTTCCCAGTTTCTCTTTTCTACGTTTGTTCACCCTAATTTGGCTCTTTGGTTGGCGCACAACTGGTCGTACAAGAGCCGTTATTCGAAGGGGATAGCCGAAGTCTACCGCGGCAGAGATGAGTACATCTACCGTTTTTC
This window of the uncultured Acetobacteroides sp. genome carries:
- a CDS encoding TlpA disulfide reductase family protein, with the protein product MRKEMYKHIIYVFAALLLFASCSSRNKANTIVSGLATDYSGRTIYISKVLPSKRVLVDSALVDTLGNFAFRLTLVNPDFFEISDKPNKSGIVIIASPSERIEVNLPRGASWNVADVKGASGFNQLKILSDSLCNLRGRLHSIQKQFDTLKYSYRYDSLRRVLKQSFNGHIANYRGFLRNFVVQNKGSLVSIPALYQRIDSASYMLNEKADLRFFLLTDSILYRKYPESAMVKAFHTRMQSVRYQLNNQKLNKESIAEGALAHEFNLKSLNGDTVSLTKLKGRYVLLSFWASWAKPSVAENGRLVEIYKKYKPYGFEIVQVSLDRNLNELSRAITPDMRQWKQCSEFRMWNSSIVKSYRVACIPSNFIINRQGIVVAKNVLGKNLFDTLRWYLVRPYLMRRDTTKTHASTLENTSDQ
- a CDS encoding TlpA disulfide reductase family protein, producing the protein MRKLVLLIVAVIALTSCSRNSAKIKGEFTNFGGKTVYLEKLGVGTSEVVDSVVASKDGLFKFNIKFEKDQEPTFYLVKVDGNNFVTLFVERGETINLTGDAKRLEGTYAVKGSKASEDIRTLSNLLNTTITSLDSLNQLHANPSDSIEYKMGKVFVTCKREFIKYLITNPKSMASIYAIYAQLPGSTGIFGSLDDLNYFKLLSDSLSTSYPKSPYVISLKKHYKQMENEALIGDIMATKKVETVGIPEISLRNQYGKLMKLSSLKGKVVLLDFWDPANQESLEGNLGLVKIYEKYKSKGFEIYQVSLATKAPWVAAVQRQKLQWICVSDFLGSNSPAATVYNVKAIPANFLINRNGDLVGRDMFGNDLESQIIKALK
- a CDS encoding UDP-2,3-diacylglucosamine diphosphatase: MQKGKKTYFASDVHLGLPGIEPPIERERRFIRWLDMAKQDAEEIILLGDIFDFWYEYKKVIPRGFSRFLGKLSEITDSGITVRFFTGNHDIWAYDYLHTECGVILHSEPFTCEFAGKRFFLHHGDGLGNMDWKYKLMKWFFTWKVSQFLFSTFVHPNLALWLAHNWSYKSRYSKGIAEVYRGRDEYIYRFSVEEAASNRYDYMVFGHRHTPVEIDLNERTKMFILGDWIVSNVYGVFDGESMKLTKFEG